The nucleotide sequence AATCTCttataattaataaattatgTTCAGGTAATTTCATGTTTTCAGGTTTGCGTATAATGAGGGCCACATGGTTAGGCAAACCTAAATGGCACGAGCAAATACGTAATTGTAAAATCCTGACTTGCATCACCCATGGACTTGCTTACCTTTGGAAATTAGTCCTTTAGTGCACAAGGTCACCTTTGACTTGGAGTGGAAGTGAACTGTGTCCTTTCTCTTTACAGGTGAGCTACCAAGCTGGCTGCAGGGGATTCTTCTTCGCAATGGTCCAGGCATGCACACAGTGGGGGAAACCCACTATAATCATTGGTTTGATGGCTTGGCTCTGATGCacagttttacatttaaaaatggtaGGTTGCAGCCTTATAGCGCGAGCACCCAAACCAAGTCTTGGTCTCTAAACAGGAGTGTGAGGTTTTATAAATGTGAGTGGAGTCTGCTTACAATACTCGTATATTGAATTGTTTCAGATGCTTAGCTAAAGGTCCTGTCGGACATACGGCTGGTTAGGAGTCCTGCAAAACATCAGACTAACAAGGGCTTGTGTAGCTAGTGAGCATCAAATGAAGGGAAGGACAGTCAATGCAGTCTTACAGACACAGCTGCCAAAGAGAGAACAGGTGCTGGTCTTGCCCTTCTCAGTGTGACTTTCCTTCTCTGAGGTGGAAATGCTGTGCTCACCTCAGAAGGGGAatgtgcaaaggtggcttaaagtcaGCCTTGCATGTTCCCCTCATCCTGGGGCTTCTGTGCTGGATCAGTCTTTctaaaggctgctctaatttgcaccAGCTACCATTGGCCCCAAAAAGCCATTCGAGAACCTTAGGATTGCTGGGCAGCAGGAATGCCCAGCCATGCCCTTTTCTTCCAGCTACAGCCCTTCTCTGGCTGCAGGGAAAGGGGTGCCTAGGAGCTGTTGTAGTGGCTCAGTGGCACAAGATGATCCCCCCCTTACACTGGGGTGACCCTCCCTGGGATAGCTAAACTGGCTTTAGGTCAGATTTATGCTGGTGGCATGAGACAAACCTGCCCTAATGCAGAGAAAAAGCTGGCTCATAGTAActcattgaaatattttaaaaatgtaaatcaatTATGTTTTCCTCAAGGATGTTAGTACCCATTAAAGGGCCAGGTCTTTTGACCCTTCCTGaggttgacttcaatgggagctggggcgTCTGAGGCTCTCTCAGGCTTGTGCTGTGGGTACTAAGCGTAGAGCTGTGCAATACAGAatatttacactggggtaaaatcctggctccactgaagccaatggcgaatctcccactgatttcagtgggatcaagATTTCACTCTAGGCCAGGATTTCTGGTTGACTGGTCTAGATACCATGGTTTTGAGTAGACATTaaagtaaagagaaaaggaggacttgtggcaccttagagactaaccaatttatttgagcataagctttcgtgagctacagctcacttcatcggatgcgtactgtggaaactgcagaagacattatatacaccgagaccatgaaacaatacacataagatgagctattaccagcaggactgtggggtgggggggagataaaccttttgaagtgataatcaaggtgggccatttccagcacatttccaggagttaacaagaacgtctgaggaacagtgggggggaggggggaagaggaataaacaaggggaaatagttttacttagtataatgactcaaccacgcccaatctctattcaagcctatgttaattgtatccaatttgcaaattaattccaattcagcagtctctcgttggagtctgtttttggagtttttttgttgaaggatagtcactttgagatcagaaatcgagtgaccagagtgattgaagtgttctccaactggtttatgaacgttataattcttgacatctgatttgtgtccatttattcttttacgtagagactgtccagtttgaccaatgtacatggcagaggggcattgctggcacatgatggcatatatcacattggtggatgtgcaggtgaacgagcctctgatagtgtggctgatgtgattaggccctatgatggtgtcccctgaatagatatgtggacacagttggcaactaacagactaacacggctgctactctgaaacctgtcattaaagtaAAGGATTAAGAAATGCAGCTCACAATAGGAGTTGTATTTCCATTTacaatttccattctgcagctgTTTGGAAGCACGTAGCAGCTTTTGCCTCCACCACAGCTGAAGGTAACCATGGCGCATCCAGGAGGTATAGAGACTTTGCTACTATGCTTCCTTCCAGAGCCACAGCACCTGCATGATTCCAAACTGAATCAGCTAATAGTACCATCATGTACAGAGGTTTCCTGGACATGGGCAAACAGCCTATTTACATTATGGGTTAAACGCCCTTCTTAGGGTTTGAACCTAGTTAAGACAGCAGCCAAGAGTGAAACTAGGCCACTGTGCCACTTAGCTTGCAAATCAGGTCTCATGTATATTTAATGTGCTTATATAAACAATACTTAAATGAATGTCCAAATCCTACTTACTACCCTCAGGCAAGGTGCTGGAAATGATCAGAAGCAATATTTCCTCTGTCCATATTCTTTTTAATCTGAACCTGACCGTAAAATATGGAAATAGAATATTATTTCATCTGCTTTAGAATATAATGGGGGCTGTTTTTCATTGTGCTTATTTGCTGCACAATATACTAGCTTTGTAGGAGAATTGGgttccctgcccccatttcttttttattttccattgctGTGTTGGGATGAGAGATTCCAGAAACACATTTCCTGTCTGCCTGCCCAGTTCAGTGCCTGTTAAGAATGCAGCCATAAACAGAAATGGCCAGACATTGAAACCGCCAGTTTATTGCACCATCTAAAGCAAAGGGAGCTGTGTTTGTTCAGACACACAAGCCCATATGCCTGAAGTGGCTTACTCTATACAGGCATTCCTTCAGGCCTAGAAGAGTGctgttttttttacaaatactGGAGACTGAAATTTGCCAAGAAAATCAAtttccaccacccctcccccattgccTGGGGATACATACTGTTCTCCTGATGGAGGAACCATGGGCTGGTGATTAAAGCACAGAAATAAGAGTTCTGGGATCTGGGTTCTGTGTGTGACTCTCCCACAGACTTATGTGATgactggcaagtcacttcacctctctgtgataGCTCCTAGtgtataaaatgagaataatcCTTCCCTACTTCACAAGGGTCTGTGAGGTGTAATTCATTGTTTACAGGTGTTCAAATATGTTAGTGATGAGTATCATAAACATGCCCATGAACAGCTGCCTGCAAGTATTCCAGCTCTAGAGAGGAGGTTTTTAGGAATGTAACAAAGGGTTATTCTGGACTAGGggtggattagatgacctaataGGACTCTTCCTGCTCTGTAATCATCATCAGAGAAATTACAGATTCTTCTTGGGGACTGTTTTAGTGACAGCATCATTGAGAGTTTAAAGAAACTGCCTTTAAAGCTTAAGTGGTCAAATTTAGtaaagtgggatttttaaaaaggaaaaagccaTGTTGTCTTTCATAAATTTAGAACTCCCTCAATGTTTGTTTTAACAATTCCTTAGGAACTTGAAActtacaatttattcttcccgctcCATCATGTAGATAGTTAATGTAGAGTTGCTTTCGAGTGCTGGCATTTTTAGTTTAAAACCACCTTCTCAACATCCGATACACAAAATATTGCCTAAACATTTTGTGAACCAAGGAAAATGGGTAAGTCAAAATTTGGGCTATCAATGTTGACAGCCCATAAGTATAAACAATGGGAATAAAGTACAGACAGCCCCATTTTCCCCTGAAATTTTTTCAGAGACCCAGAACACCACCTGAAAAATTAGGGGTTGAAAGCAATCCATAGTCTGCTTAACTGGAGGCCAACCAGATGAGGTTCTGCTGTAATTTCTTTATCTGACAGGTGTTCTATATTCATTTTCTAAGGAAAATAAATATCTTCTGAGGATGCATGTAATACAAAGATTTTGTTTGCCCTTTGTCAGGCGAAGTTTACTACAGAAGTAAATACCTCCGCAGTGACGCATACAATTGTAATATAGAAGCAAACAGAATTGTGGTGTCAGAGTTTGGAACTATGGCTTATCCAGATCCATGCAAAAACCTATTTGCCAAGTAAGCAATGTTTTTCTAACGAGGTTCTGCTATCTATTTCTCCAACACAACTGCTTTTCAATTTCCCCTCTGCATATACAAAATAAGCCCCAATGTTTGTATGTAAGTTTAGAATTGACACACCATTGGCAAGGCCAGGGATCTAATTCCCAGTCtttctatacattttaaaaaaaattaatacttgcttATAGAAATCAAAGGATTTATTGGCACATTGCAAGTAACAACTACAAATTTAAGTCCTGCCTCTGTGTGCTGGAGTTATTACTTGCAGTACTCCAATTATTTCTTTTGATTTCTTTAAGCAAGAATTACAGAAAACAATCAAGCAGTTTATGCCCAAAGTCTTTATTTTAACGCTGTGGTGATACCATAGGGAATATTATTGGGAATAAAAACGTATTGTCAGAGGAAGTATTAATCCACCACTTTCTTACCAAAGCCTATTGAAAAAGTTATCAATATCTATGACCTActgggccagactttcaaaatgTGATCTCTAACTGCATGCAGaagcatgcacgcacacacacgataGTGTCTACTCCCATTCAAGGCAATGGTtgttttgccattgattccaATAGGAGCAGGATGGGCCAGATATTAGATGAACTGTTTGTGCATGTAAAAGCAGCAGTTGTGTGTGTCCACACTTCCAGATTGGGTTAAGACTGTTGCTGTAGGACTAGCCAGCAGAGAGAGTACAAATTCAATAATAAACCCACTTCCAATGATTGTGCCGCATAGAGGTCACATCCTGCTCTCCAATAGCAGGCACAACTTCCAGTTCTAGGTGTGGCTCACGGGGGGGATAACACTAAACAAGTAACAAACAGAGCCATGATCACGTCTGTCCCATTTGAGAGCGAAAGCAACTTCTCAAAGATTAATGTATTTATATAACATTTTCATCCCCACAGAGCATTCTGCTACTTGTCCCACACCATTCCTGAGTTCACAGACAACTGCCTGATCAATATTATGAaaactggtgaggattattatgCTACAAGCGAGACTAACTTCATTAGGAAAATTAATCCTCACACCCTGGAGACATTAGAGAAGGTAAAGCATCCATGTTGGATACCATGTTTTATCTGCTAATGAATACAGTGTCATGCTGACCTTTACAGCCTGGGGTGTCAGGTTAAAGGCGGCCAAATTTGACATAAGTAAATgtgaaaagatgtttttttaGCCAGTGCTTCCTGTGTCAGAATAGGCCATTTGGGAGCCATGGAGATTGGGGTGGTTGTTGTTGCCAACTTACAATGTCAGTTATTTTAACTTACAatattttattcttcatttctttCAAACTACAAAATTCCCGGTGTCTTAGGGTAAGTATTGGCTTTTGCAGTTTTAACTTGTGCATAATCCTACTTGGCTGTAGGCATAATGTCAGGTCTTGTGTTTATGGCATCTGATTATTTTTGGTTGATTAATGATCCTACTAGCTATCCCCCCTATTATGCAACAATTTATATGATGTGTAATTAATTCTCTAGGCCAGTTATATCACAACTTTCTCAGTCATTAGACCATCTGAATTTCCTTATGCAACACATTTCTTTAATTTTCTAAAAAAGTGAGTCTAGATACATTAAGACATGTTTTTAGTTAACCTTTTCTACTATGTATAACCTCCCAGTCCCTATCCCCAGCTATAATACGGTTTATCGACTTTAAATAACTTAGAAATCTTTTTGCTTATGAAAGCTGCTGGTTTAACAGCCTTGCTGTGTGAAGCCCATTCAGTAAGGGATTGGCAATGGCAATTACCTTTGGTTACACAAACCTTCTTCCCATGTGCCTCACCCTGGAGGTGACCTTTAGGATTAAATGCTCAGCATCCATGACCCATTCAAGCCCAGAATAAGGAAATCcttttagcacatgcttaagtcccactgagttcaatgttTTTAACTTCAAgacttaaaaattaaaattgtttcCTGAATTGGAAGGCTTTCCTGAAACAGGGCCTGAGTCTTTGGTCTCGTGCTGGGGTTGCCAGTGGAAAGGCCACTAGTGCCAAAGGTAGAGAGAGTTTTTGTGATATAGGTTAAGTAATTTCACGTACTCTTTATACATCCTTATGCTGTCACTTGGTTAGGTTGACTACAATAAATATGTAGCGGTGAACCTGACGACTTCTCATCCCCATTATGACAGCGCTGGAAATGTTCTCAATATGGGCACCTCTATAGTTGacaaggggaagacaaaatatgTTATATTTAAGATTCCTTCCTCAGTGCCAGGTAAGAGATGGCTTCTGCTAGTGTCCGAGTTCCTTGTTAGTTAGttgttttcttttgagggtggaggGCTGTGCCACAAACGGTCTAGAAACCAACTGaatcactgtttgttttttaacatcaCTTCTTTGTACAAAGACATTTGACATTTGACTGTTAAGGTGACAGGTGGTAATTAACTGCATGTAAATTACACTGAAAAAAGACTGATGGGACTCCTGAACTAGCTGCTCGGCCTAGTTGGGTATTTGGTGTTTGAACAGGTTCATCTTTATCACTGTATCCTGTTCATATTTCAGTACCAAAGAATGTCGTTGTTTCAGAAGGATTGGTCCCTACTCCTAGCTTGCCATTCTCTGCATTGTGAGATATGTTAGCGGAtgatgcacagaaaaaaaaatgtatccagTATGTAGTATTTGAATTTGTAAAATGTGTCTCTTTATAAATATACTTTCAGGGAAAAGGACAGTGGGTGAAAATGCCTATAAAAGTGGGGACAGACAGTGTTTGGTTAGAGTGAGGCACAATACATGAAACTGTTTCCTCACCAGCTTTGCCAATGCTAGCCCTCACCAAAGCAAAGGCTGTTCATTGGTTTCTTTGCACTCGTGTCGCAGCTCATATAGTTGCTCCCCTTTTCTTCTTTACGATGATCTACTATCTGTGCATTTCTGTTAAATGTAGCAgtggagcagggcctggctgctaaTGGCCAACACACCAGGACTGAACTTGAGCCTTCCAGAGTGAAAAGAATGAACGGCTACAATTTAAGAGCCAGGCACTATAGGTAGGGTTGTAATAGACTCCAATAATCTGTGGCACACAGGGTGACCAGAAGCATAAGCTCACCAGGAGGTTACACTAGCATGGGGCATACAGTCACTTCTGTACAGCTATCAGTACGTACAGTACTTATCTTCTGTCCCCCTCCATGCTGGAACTTCAGGGGCAGTGGCCTGTGAGTAActccccagtggctgggagtAACTGCAAAGGCTCAGGTCCTCTGCATGGATGGCCCTGGTCTTATCTGTGTGAGTTGTTGGCTAGGGGGCCAATTCCCCTGATAATCCTGGAGAAGGGAAGGAACTCTGCCCCTACGAGGAGAATGCAAAGGAATCTGGGTGGCAAATACTATGTACATAATTATAGTTTATCTTTCTAATTTATgttcagagaaagaaaagaagttgTCCTGTCTCAAACACCTGGAAGTGTTGTGCTCTATCCCTTCCCAGTCTCTCCTTCACCCAAGCTACTATCACAGCTTTGGAGTTACAGAAAATTATATCATCTTCATGGAGCAGCCATTCAAACTGGACATTCTCAAGTTGGCAACTGCCTACTTCAGAGGTGTCAACTGGGCATCCTGCCTTTCCTTCCATAAGGAAGATAAGGTACCTTTCCTACTACGTGCCAAGCAGTGGGGGAAGCCAGGAAAATAACCACAACCACTCTCACTCTATACTATATCTTCCCTGGCTGTAAAAGTTCAGTAACTTCCCATTAGAGGAATGTGTTTTCCCCTCTCTTCCTACATATATTTTCAGTAGCTAGCAGGCTCTTTCCTTAAGACTCCTAAACCACCCCATCTAAAATTCCAGTAAGTAAATCTCTGGTGTCAAGGTACCTGAGAAAAAGGATAGAAATATCCCACACCAGCAGAGAGATTCTGCTCATCTGGCATGTCAAGTAACCACGTACAATCACCTCTAGTTTAAACAACATATTATATAATAGTATACACATTTAGGTCAATAAGTGTAGAAACTTTAGGTGAGATTCCAATCCCCATTCTGGCTCCTTTATGTGAGGCAAGAGGACCAGATTGGCATAAAGGCACTCTAAAAACCCTGGATTCGGCTGAGGGAGAATTCTCCTAATGCAGAAACAGGAGAAGGCAAATGCAGGCTGTCTTCTGAGGATGCCCCTGGTATGCCAGAGTTGGAATCATGGGTGAGAGGGCATGTTGGGCCTCTGAATGTAGCACTGTGGAGATTCCGGTCAGGTGAGGCAGGTGACTGTAATTTAGACACCTCCCAGGGGTCCTAAATTTTTTTTATGGGGGCCACTTCAGCTCCCAGAGAAGCCCTGAATTGGGAGGGTGTAAAGCTGGATTGAGAGCCGCCGCCTCACCCCACCTCCAGCCTGCatgctctgtgctgtgcctcttacCCAGAATCTCGCCTCTTAATGGCACAACCTGAGTACTCCAAATCCATCATTATAAATAAACCAAATGTACCATCATTGAGTTAGAAACACTGGTTTGCaatgaaataacttttttttaaaaaattaagtattCGCTGCTTATTAAACATTAGTGTGTTTGCCATCTTTCAGACTTGGATTCACCTCATAGACAAACAGACCAAAAAGGATATATCCACCAAGATTTATACAGATGCCATGGTCCTTTTTCACCATGTGAATGCTTATGAGGAGGATGGCCATGTTGTTATTGATGTCATTTCCTATTCAGACAATAGCCTGTATCAAATGTTctatttaaaaaacttgaatgaagGCTTTGAGGAAAACACCAAACTCACTTCCATACCAGCCTGCAAGCGATTTGTGGTACCTCTGCGGTTTGGCAAGGTAATGTTCAATCTATTGTATTTGAGCAGTAATTTTGAATAACTCACTAAATGAAAAAGCGTATGAAGCATTGGTTTGCCAGGCCACGTCCaaattcctgatttttttttaaatgatagccACAAAATTTGGGGAGGTATGTAATTGTTTGTGTGCACAGGGCAATTTATATTTGCACAAGCAATGGGCAGTTACCTGGTGCCAGCTTCTGATTCCTTTGTTCATGGAGACTAGTCAAGTTGAATAGGACCTGTCTCTTCAAAGACAATGAAACTGTTTGTGGGGCAAGGTGCTACCCCACATGAACAGATGTAT is from Caretta caretta isolate rCarCar2 chromosome 12, rCarCar1.hap1, whole genome shotgun sequence and encodes:
- the BCO1 gene encoding beta,beta-carotene 15,15'-dioxygenase isoform X2; the encoded protein is MHTVGETHYNHWFDGLALMHSFTFKNGEVYYRSKYLRSDAYNCNIEANRIVVSEFGTMAYPDPCKNLFAKAFCYLSHTIPEFTDNCLINIMKTGEDYYATSETNFIRKINPHTLETLEKVDYNKYVAVNLTTSHPHYDSAGNVLNMGTSIVDKGKTKYVIFKIPSSVPEKEKKLSCLKHLEVLCSIPSQSLLHPSYYHSFGVTENYIIFMEQPFKLDILKLATAYFRGVNWASCLSFHKEDKTWIHLIDKQTKKDISTKIYTDAMVLFHHVNAYEEDGHVVIDVISYSDNSLYQMFYLKNLNEGFEENTKLTSIPACKRFVVPLRFGKDAEVGTNLVKLPSTTATALKEKDGNIYCQPEMLCEGIELPRINYDYNGKKYRYFYATEVRWSPVPTKITKCDVLTKKKLSWEEEHCWPAEPVFVPSPDLKEEDDGLILSSIVTSDPRKAPFLLVLDAKTFTEMARATVNVNLHLDLHGLFIPEKDLNTEYE
- the BCO1 gene encoding beta,beta-carotene 15,15'-dioxygenase isoform X1 — protein: MDVIFGRNKEEHPEPIKAEVKGELPSWLQGILLRNGPGMHTVGETHYNHWFDGLALMHSFTFKNGEVYYRSKYLRSDAYNCNIEANRIVVSEFGTMAYPDPCKNLFAKAFCYLSHTIPEFTDNCLINIMKTGEDYYATSETNFIRKINPHTLETLEKVDYNKYVAVNLTTSHPHYDSAGNVLNMGTSIVDKGKTKYVIFKIPSSVPEKEKKLSCLKHLEVLCSIPSQSLLHPSYYHSFGVTENYIIFMEQPFKLDILKLATAYFRGVNWASCLSFHKEDKTWIHLIDKQTKKDISTKIYTDAMVLFHHVNAYEEDGHVVIDVISYSDNSLYQMFYLKNLNEGFEENTKLTSIPACKRFVVPLRFGKDAEVGTNLVKLPSTTATALKEKDGNIYCQPEMLCEGIELPRINYDYNGKKYRYFYATEVRWSPVPTKITKCDVLTKKKLSWEEEHCWPAEPVFVPSPDLKEEDDGLILSSIVTSDPRKAPFLLVLDAKTFTEMARATVNVNLHLDLHGLFIPEKDLNTEYE